From one Ignavibacteria bacterium genomic stretch:
- a CDS encoding benzoyl-CoA reductase subunit A, with amino-acid sequence MNKYYLGVDLGSTTSKAVITDENDVIIGRGITNTRANYSVAADIARDEAVYNARFSVLKKKLEAEILAKPEYRKYINDLESIFQYEQFKIRLDKLGEELLKTCRSFFKDPDTQETMLEHLRNIRRSFKPKIKHEYLYNDLGSKNQFFRDIVSERYNEEVGKLDMALFEPLMTVWDKSISPAENERVQFNFRELVSKAMQELEEKYKNLPDTSADVSVNFDAEMNLLKGNFKQVSDTLSKHIEEIVDLEFNIANMTGTGYGRALLPFPQDSIRSEILCHAFGAHAVFPNTRTVLDIGGQDTKAIQVDKYGLVTSFQMNDRCAAGCGRYLGYIADEMSISLNELGPMAMNAQKDVTICSTCTVFAGAELRELTNLGEKREDILGGLHKAIIMRAMSLIARSGGVFNEFTFTGGVARNPAVIKYLTELVHENYGSDITINIHTDSIFMGALGGAMFARRNIKADLPTAKKQRLETA; translated from the coding sequence ATGAACAAATATTACCTTGGCGTTGACCTGGGTTCAACAACCTCGAAGGCTGTGATTACCGATGAGAACGATGTAATCATTGGTCGGGGCATCACGAATACACGTGCCAACTATTCCGTTGCAGCCGATATTGCACGCGATGAAGCAGTGTATAATGCACGATTTTCGGTGTTGAAGAAAAAACTGGAAGCCGAAATCCTGGCCAAGCCGGAATATCGCAAGTATATCAATGACCTTGAGAGTATCTTTCAATACGAACAATTTAAAATTCGACTTGATAAACTTGGTGAGGAACTTCTGAAAACATGCAGGTCTTTTTTCAAAGACCCGGATACTCAGGAAACCATGCTGGAACATCTGCGCAATATCCGCAGGTCATTCAAACCAAAAATCAAACACGAGTACCTGTACAATGACCTTGGTTCCAAGAACCAGTTCTTCCGCGACATCGTGTCGGAACGCTACAACGAAGAGGTTGGCAAGCTGGATATGGCGCTGTTCGAGCCCCTGATGACGGTGTGGGACAAGAGCATAAGCCCGGCCGAAAACGAGCGTGTTCAGTTTAACTTCCGGGAGCTGGTTTCAAAGGCGATGCAGGAATTGGAAGAAAAGTACAAGAACCTGCCGGATACCTCGGCCGACGTGAGCGTAAACTTCGATGCAGAAATGAACCTGCTGAAGGGAAACTTCAAACAGGTGTCAGATACGCTCAGCAAACACATTGAAGAAATTGTTGATCTTGAATTCAACATTGCAAACATGACCGGAACAGGGTACGGACGCGCCCTGCTCCCCTTCCCACAGGATAGTATTCGGTCCGAAATCCTCTGTCATGCTTTCGGAGCTCATGCGGTGTTCCCAAACACTCGTACGGTGCTCGACATTGGAGGACAGGACACAAAGGCAATTCAGGTTGACAAGTACGGGCTTGTTACCAGTTTTCAGATGAATGACCGCTGCGCAGCAGGCTGCGGCCGGTACCTTGGCTATATCGCCGACGAAATGAGCATCTCATTAAACGAGCTGGGGCCAATGGCCATGAATGCCCAGAAGGATGTAACAATTTGCTCTACGTGTACGGTGTTCGCCGGTGCTGAGCTGCGGGAGCTGACAAATCTTGGCGAAAAGCGTGAAGATATTTTAGGGGGCTTACACAAGGCAATCATCATGCGCGCAATGTCACTGATTGCCCGCTCCGGCGGCGTATTCAACGAATTTACGTTTACCGGTGGTGTGGCTCGCAACCCCGCTGTGATCAAGTATCTAACCGAATTAGTGCACGAAAACTACGGCTCGGATATTACGATTAACATACACACGGACTCCATTTTCATGGGTGCCCTGGGTGGCGCAATGTTTGCACGTCGGAACATCAAGGCCGATCTTCCAACAGCAAAGAAACAACGGTTAGAAACGGCGTAA
- a CDS encoding 2-hydroxyacyl-CoA dehydratase: protein MYQISSTQLLKNTMRDYFRSIGTEGRKVAWCTSVGPAELLRSFGFDVYFPENHGALLGATRTAMDYIPEAAKLGYSNHVCSYTTSDIGAFLKGQSPLQNQYGLEGIPKPDLIVYNTNQCREVQDWFSFFARKFNCTIAGIHPPRYVNEVTTQDIALVVAQHKAMISECEQASGVRFDIDRFRETLKLSKEATLLWQKVLKTAAHTPAPLSFFDGVIHMGPIVVMRGTQEAKDYYTALLAELTDNVANNRGIIQNEQCRIFWEGMPIWGRIRMLSDLFTENNTVVVASTYCSSWVFDEFDENDPFESSALAYTKIFINRSEKAKAEMLKSWLQEYRCNGILFHDTKTCFNNSNAKFGMPQRLKEETGIPYLVVEGDLCDLRFFSEGQSITKIETFIEQIANSKAYA, encoded by the coding sequence ATGTACCAGATATCCTCAACACAGCTACTTAAAAACACAATGAGGGACTATTTCCGGTCAATCGGCACCGAAGGAAGAAAAGTTGCCTGGTGCACGAGTGTCGGACCTGCCGAGCTCCTCCGGTCATTTGGCTTTGACGTGTATTTCCCCGAAAACCACGGTGCACTGTTGGGCGCCACACGAACAGCAATGGACTACATTCCGGAAGCCGCCAAACTTGGTTATTCCAACCACGTATGTTCGTACACCACCAGCGATATCGGTGCGTTTCTCAAAGGCCAAAGCCCCCTTCAGAATCAGTATGGACTTGAAGGAATCCCGAAGCCAGACCTGATTGTGTACAACACCAACCAGTGTCGTGAAGTACAGGACTGGTTTAGCTTCTTTGCGCGCAAGTTCAATTGTACAATAGCCGGTATTCACCCGCCACGTTATGTAAACGAGGTTACTACACAGGACATCGCCCTAGTTGTTGCACAGCACAAGGCCATGATATCTGAATGTGAGCAGGCAAGTGGTGTGCGTTTTGATATTGACAGGTTTCGGGAGACTCTGAAACTTAGTAAGGAAGCTACTCTATTATGGCAGAAGGTGCTGAAAACCGCTGCACATACGCCCGCACCGCTTAGTTTTTTCGATGGAGTGATCCACATGGGTCCCATCGTTGTAATGCGAGGAACCCAGGAAGCAAAGGACTACTATACTGCGTTACTGGCAGAGCTTACGGACAATGTTGCAAACAACCGCGGCATTATACAAAATGAGCAGTGTAGAATATTCTGGGAAGGAATGCCAATCTGGGGCCGGATCAGAATGCTCTCCGACTTGTTTACCGAGAACAATACCGTAGTTGTAGCCTCTACATACTGCAGCAGCTGGGTGTTTGACGAGTTTGACGAGAATGATCCGTTTGAGTCTTCAGCCCTGGCATATACAAAAATCTTTATTAACCGGAGTGAGAAGGCGAAAGCCGAAATGCTGAAGTCATGGCTGCAGGAATATCGGTGTAATGGTATTCTGTTTCATGACACCAAAACGTGCTTTAATAATTCAAACGCCAAGTTTGGTATGCCACAGCGGTTAAAGGAAGAAACAGGTATCCCCTACCTGGTTGTGGAAGGCGACCTCTGTGACCTGCGGTTCTTTTCGGAAGGCCAGAGCATTACCAAAATCGAAACTTTTATCGAGCAGATAGCCAACTCAAAAGCATACGCATAA
- the bcrD gene encoding benzoyl-CoA reductase subunit D yields the protein MTEKLYTMGIDVGSNFIKLVLVDYSDNPTILDKQTEKIRKRNPTQVADEMIQTMLGKHNLQYDDIAYLASTGEGDLVRRKRGHFYGMTTHSKGGNFFDKEAKTIVDMGALYVRAIKVNEEAKVQDYKMTGQCASGSGQFVENISRYLGLSIEEVGDISLTSDNPEVSSGICAVLAETDVINMVSRGVSTPNIIKGIHISIAGRIIKLLTSLKAESPVFLTGGMALNKGMVQAIEEQLEETGKKFEIRTHPDAIYAGALGAALWGGYRHLKLIEKQAVMA from the coding sequence ATGACAGAAAAACTCTACACCATGGGTATCGACGTTGGATCGAATTTTATTAAGCTCGTCCTGGTTGATTATTCCGACAACCCAACCATACTGGACAAGCAAACCGAAAAAATCCGGAAACGGAACCCGACCCAGGTTGCCGACGAGATGATTCAGACTATGCTGGGCAAGCATAATCTGCAGTACGATGATATTGCCTACCTGGCCTCGACTGGTGAGGGTGACCTTGTCCGCCGGAAACGTGGTCACTTTTACGGGATGACGACCCACTCGAAGGGCGGCAACTTTTTTGACAAGGAAGCAAAGACCATCGTCGATATGGGCGCCCTGTACGTTCGGGCAATCAAGGTAAACGAAGAGGCAAAGGTGCAGGACTACAAGATGACGGGGCAGTGCGCCAGCGGCTCCGGACAATTTGTCGAAAACATATCTCGGTACCTGGGTCTCTCCATCGAAGAAGTTGGCGACATCTCGCTCACGTCTGACAACCCCGAGGTCTCGTCTGGCATCTGCGCAGTACTGGCCGAAACCGACGTAATTAACATGGTTTCGCGTGGCGTGTCAACCCCGAACATCATTAAGGGAATCCATATCTCGATTGCCGGACGGATCATTAAGCTCCTCACGTCACTCAAGGCAGAATCTCCCGTCTTCCTAACCGGTGGGATGGCATTAAACAAGGGCATGGTCCAGGCCATCGAGGAGCAACTGGAGGAAACAGGCAAGAAGTTTGAAATCCGGACACATCCCGATGCAATCTATGCGGGCGCCCTTGGAGCTGCACTTTGGGGCGGTTACCGTCACCTTAAACTCATCGAAAAGCAGGCAGTAATGGCATAA
- the had gene encoding 6-hydroxycyclohex-1-ene-1-carbonyl-CoA dehydrogenase, whose translation MFQWQMTETDKEFSLVQVQQPQAAPGQAVVQISGCGVCHTDLSFWHYGVQTKHTLPLTLGHEISGVVVAGDPEWIGKNVIVPAVLPCGECDLCENGRSNICRNQTMPGNDFHGGFASHIIVPSRFLCAVPDSVLARFPLSHLAVIADAISTPYQVVAKSELRAGDLAIVIGVGGVGIYAALIARILGAKVLALDISDAKLQIAKDNGIEATLNTADLDIKAVKDNVKTIARGLGVPQTGWKIFEMSGTKAGQELGFNLLTFASTMSVVGFTMDKADVRLSNLMAFDAKLIGTWGCRAELYPEVLNLIETGKLNIAPFVETKPMSEINDVFRNSLQHLYTKRIVLVPDFNNN comes from the coding sequence ATGTTTCAGTGGCAGATGACTGAAACCGATAAGGAGTTTTCACTTGTTCAGGTGCAGCAGCCCCAGGCAGCACCCGGACAGGCGGTTGTACAAATTTCAGGGTGCGGTGTTTGCCATACCGATTTAAGTTTTTGGCACTATGGTGTACAAACAAAGCATACATTACCGTTAACACTCGGGCACGAGATTAGTGGCGTGGTGGTAGCCGGTGATCCGGAATGGATCGGCAAGAACGTGATCGTACCGGCCGTGCTTCCGTGCGGCGAATGTGACCTGTGTGAAAATGGACGCAGCAATATCTGCCGCAATCAAACCATGCCGGGCAACGATTTCCATGGAGGATTTGCATCGCACATTATCGTACCCTCGCGGTTTTTATGTGCCGTTCCGGACTCTGTCCTTGCCCGCTTCCCATTATCACACCTGGCTGTGATTGCCGACGCTATTTCTACACCATACCAGGTGGTGGCAAAGTCTGAGCTACGTGCGGGTGACCTGGCAATCGTAATCGGTGTGGGTGGCGTTGGAATTTATGCAGCACTGATTGCCCGGATTCTTGGCGCTAAGGTGTTGGCACTCGACATCAGCGATGCCAAGCTGCAGATAGCTAAGGATAACGGCATTGAGGCAACGCTCAATACGGCAGACCTGGACATCAAGGCTGTGAAGGACAACGTCAAAACCATTGCACGCGGTTTAGGCGTACCACAAACCGGCTGGAAAATCTTTGAAATGAGTGGTACCAAGGCTGGTCAGGAACTTGGATTTAATCTTCTCACGTTTGCCTCCACAATGTCGGTTGTTGGCTTTACCATGGACAAGGCAGACGTACGATTGAGCAATCTGATGGCATTCGATGCCAAGCTGATTGGAACGTGGGGCTGCCGTGCCGAGCTATATCCGGAAGTTCTGAACCTGATTGAAACCGGAAAGCTTAACATAGCCCCCTTCGTTGAAACAAAACCAATGTCGGAAATCAACGATGTTTTTCGGAACTCATTACAACACCTCTACACAAAGCGAATTGTCCTTGTACCCGACTTTAACAATAATTAA
- a CDS encoding saccharopine dehydrogenase NADP-binding domain-containing protein, producing the protein MAQIMVLGAGLVGKTIVRDLAQRHTVTCVDISATALNPLAHEKNVSIQQADVRNPGLLKQLVAPFDIVVGAVPGHMGYDVLKTVIESGKNVVDISFFPEDSLTLHQLAVEHNIMAIVDCGLAPGMSNVFAGYHHSVSPLLRYECLVGGLPVHPTEPFGYKAVFSPIDVIEEYTRPARLVEDGAVVVKDALSDIESVHFDSVGTLEAFNTDGLRTLADTLRGVPDMKEKTLRYPGHAALMKAFRTTGLFGKDPVDIQGTNVVPLQLTAKLLFKQWEMQPGDEDCTVMRVTLEDATSIITYSLYDRFDCQTNTSSMARTTGYACTAAVEMVLNKKYQTSGVTPPEHLGSASGCLDFMLDYLNDRNVVYKKEVTKK; encoded by the coding sequence ATGGCACAAATCATGGTACTCGGAGCAGGATTAGTAGGCAAAACCATTGTCCGCGATTTAGCACAGCGGCACACGGTAACATGCGTCGATATAAGTGCTACTGCTCTCAACCCCCTTGCACACGAAAAAAACGTCAGCATTCAGCAGGCAGATGTGCGTAACCCAGGACTGCTAAAGCAGCTTGTTGCACCTTTCGATATTGTAGTTGGCGCAGTTCCCGGACACATGGGCTACGACGTCCTGAAAACCGTGATTGAGTCTGGTAAAAATGTAGTTGATATCTCGTTCTTCCCTGAGGACTCATTAACCCTGCATCAACTGGCTGTTGAGCACAACATTATGGCAATTGTTGACTGCGGACTTGCCCCGGGCATGAGTAATGTGTTTGCGGGCTACCACCATTCCGTTTCGCCCCTGCTTCGCTACGAGTGCCTTGTGGGCGGGCTTCCCGTACACCCTACTGAACCGTTCGGATACAAGGCCGTTTTCTCACCAATTGACGTTATCGAAGAATATACCCGACCCGCCCGACTTGTTGAGGACGGCGCCGTTGTGGTAAAAGATGCATTGTCTGACATCGAATCTGTCCATTTTGATAGTGTCGGTACGCTTGAAGCCTTTAACACTGACGGTCTGCGAACACTGGCTGATACCCTCCGTGGGGTTCCCGATATGAAGGAAAAAACACTCAGGTATCCCGGTCATGCAGCCCTGATGAAGGCGTTCCGAACCACAGGACTATTTGGTAAGGACCCTGTTGATATTCAGGGAACCAATGTTGTCCCATTACAACTCACGGCCAAGCTCCTCTTTAAGCAGTGGGAAATGCAACCCGGCGATGAGGACTGTACCGTAATGCGCGTTACCCTCGAAGATGCCACATCAATAATTACGTACAGTTTGTACGACCGGTTTGATTGTCAAACCAACACATCATCGATGGCACGCACAACCGGGTATGCCTGCACTGCAGCCGTCGAAATGGTTCTTAACAAGAAGTACCAAACATCTGGTGTCACACCGCCCGAACACCTGGGCAGCGCCTCCGGATGTCTGGATTTTATGCTTGATTATCTGAACGACCGCAATGTTGTTTATAAAAAGGAAGTAACTAAAAAATAA
- a CDS encoding 2-dehydropantoate 2-reductase produces the protein MKIGIIGLGPVGMILAVHLKEAGCEVLLCDTDRIKLNLIRSEGIRLENVIEKHERFSNLYGSAAELLNENPDYVFVAIKTYQVSDLLKDVPAGNTSIFISAQNGIDVEHMYAKVLGEHRTCRMVINYAGNLKASNVVRVTFFNPPNYIAPLDDAEKRHAEAIAELLNSVNLTTESVRPFDLTKYTWQKTILNSSLSALCGIGRLTMAEAMAFPDSIELIEQIIVEAVEVAEAEKIRFPDDFVRNCLRYLKKAGHHFPSLAVDLMNNKLTEIDYMNGKIVEYGRKHYVRTSLNLSMVNMVKAMTQKNLITQMNGNTATAGSKINLVHQTGKPKGNCFLGIDLGSSYTKFTLVDEDENVVFRYILKTLNRDKIAAKHIINALHDEFPIAYSCATGYGRKNFVDADIAKTEINCAAVGVNKYLKGEKNILDIGGEDIKLIRCDTDGLVENFYLNDKCAAGTGAFLVEIAERAGIDVKEMSQLASQSDYKQELNSFCTVFAKTEIMKWVFDGLPIENLAKGIYLSIVNRVAKMKIDPGVPIVMIGGVASIHPYLTKMLEHKFNQPVTVLEHPQYTVSLGAALIAKEQFQHVVTTQVLTRTEQQEV, from the coding sequence ATGAAAATTGGAATTATCGGACTCGGCCCCGTGGGCATGATTCTGGCCGTTCACCTTAAGGAGGCCGGTTGCGAAGTATTGCTTTGTGATACAGACAGAATTAAACTTAACCTTATTCGGTCCGAAGGTATCAGACTTGAAAACGTCATTGAAAAACACGAACGATTTTCCAATCTGTATGGCAGTGCCGCTGAGCTTCTGAACGAAAATCCCGACTATGTGTTTGTTGCCATTAAGACGTACCAGGTGTCGGACCTGCTGAAAGATGTGCCTGCCGGCAATACCTCGATCTTTATCAGTGCTCAGAACGGCATTGATGTTGAACACATGTACGCCAAGGTTCTGGGTGAACACCGAACGTGCAGAATGGTAATCAACTATGCTGGTAACCTTAAGGCTAGCAATGTTGTTCGCGTAACGTTCTTTAATCCGCCCAACTATATCGCACCCTTAGATGATGCCGAAAAACGCCATGCCGAGGCAATTGCCGAGTTGTTAAACTCCGTTAATCTTACAACTGAGTCCGTACGACCGTTTGACTTAACAAAATATACGTGGCAGAAGACCATACTGAACTCGTCTTTGAGCGCATTGTGCGGTATCGGACGGTTGACAATGGCCGAAGCAATGGCCTTCCCTGACTCCATTGAGTTGATTGAACAGATTATCGTAGAAGCCGTAGAGGTTGCGGAAGCCGAAAAGATCCGGTTCCCTGACGACTTTGTGCGCAACTGCCTGAGGTATCTGAAAAAAGCCGGACATCACTTCCCGTCACTCGCTGTTGACTTGATGAATAACAAGTTAACCGAGATTGACTACATGAACGGTAAAATCGTGGAGTACGGCCGTAAACATTACGTCCGTACATCCCTTAACCTGTCAATGGTAAACATGGTGAAAGCCATGACCCAGAAGAACCTGATTACGCAGATGAACGGAAACACCGCTACTGCCGGCAGCAAGATCAATCTTGTGCACCAGACAGGCAAACCCAAGGGAAACTGCTTCCTGGGTATCGACCTTGGTTCTTCGTACACGAAGTTTACACTTGTTGACGAAGATGAGAACGTGGTTTTTCGGTACATCCTGAAAACGCTCAACCGCGATAAGATTGCTGCCAAGCACATCATCAATGCTCTTCATGACGAGTTCCCTATCGCGTACAGCTGTGCAACCGGATACGGAAGGAAGAATTTTGTTGATGCCGACATTGCCAAAACCGAAATCAACTGTGCCGCCGTTGGCGTAAACAAGTACCTTAAGGGCGAAAAAAACATACTGGACATCGGTGGTGAGGATATTAAACTTATTCGTTGCGATACCGATGGCCTGGTTGAGAACTTCTACCTTAACGATAAGTGTGCAGCCGGCACCGGCGCATTTTTGGTGGAGATCGCCGAACGGGCTGGCATTGATGTTAAAGAAATGAGTCAGCTGGCCTCACAGTCCGACTACAAACAGGAACTGAATAGCTTCTGCACCGTTTTTGCAAAAACAGAAATCATGAAATGGGTCTTCGACGGTCTGCCCATTGAGAACCTTGCTAAAGGTATTTACCTTTCGATTGTGAATAGAGTGGCAAAAATGAAGATTGATCCCGGCGTTCCGATCGTCATGATTGGTGGCGTAGCCTCGATTCACCCGTATCTAACAAAAATGCTGGAGCACAAGTTTAACCAGCCCGTCACTGTTCTCGAACATCCGCAGTACACCGTCTCACTTGGCGCGGCCCTCATCGCAAAGGAACAGTTTCAGCACGTAGTAACAACACAGGTATTAACCCGCACAGAACAGCAGGAAGTATGA
- a CDS encoding thiolase family protein — protein MTGQHSIKKGIGIIFDKIFLVNGMRTPFGKYCGTLSQVSPTDLGICSARAALEKAKVSPDAVDQVIAANIGQSSGDAYFLPRHISLFAGIPEEVPSLMVQRICGSGFETIVAAAEQITLGKAGTVLCVGTETMSLAPTASFGNRSGYPLGRPGFIDMLWEALDDTAAGYSMALTGENVAKKLSITRQECDDYAFSSFQRALDAKQRDFFAGEVTPVNTVTFTAGELKPRKLRLPRGVENFTSDEHVRATTRESLAKLASTFSADGVLTAGNCSGIVDGAASVVIASQQSIDDKGLKPIARVVAATSVGIDPRYMGLAPVPAIQHLLEISGLQVSDIGLFEINEAFSAQVIGCERELGLDRARLNVNGGAIALGHPLAATGVRLSLTISREMQARNVRFGIVSACIGGGQATAVLLENTACN, from the coding sequence ATGACAGGACAACACAGCATTAAAAAAGGCATTGGTATCATCTTTGATAAAATCTTCCTTGTCAATGGCATGCGAACACCATTTGGCAAGTATTGCGGAACCCTCTCTCAGGTTTCACCCACCGATCTTGGTATTTGTTCTGCTCGAGCTGCGCTGGAGAAGGCCAAGGTTAGCCCGGATGCCGTTGACCAGGTGATTGCCGCCAATATCGGTCAGAGTTCAGGCGACGCCTATTTCCTTCCCCGGCATATCTCACTCTTTGCAGGCATACCTGAGGAGGTCCCCTCGCTCATGGTACAACGTATCTGCGGTTCGGGTTTTGAAACCATTGTCGCCGCAGCCGAACAGATTACGCTTGGCAAGGCCGGCACCGTTCTCTGTGTTGGCACCGAGACCATGTCACTCGCACCGACAGCCTCCTTTGGTAACCGTTCGGGATATCCTCTGGGACGTCCGGGCTTTATTGATATGCTATGGGAAGCGCTCGACGATACGGCTGCCGGATACTCAATGGCGCTGACTGGTGAGAACGTGGCCAAGAAACTATCGATAACCAGACAGGAATGTGACGACTATGCCTTTAGCTCGTTCCAGCGCGCACTCGATGCTAAGCAACGTGACTTTTTTGCCGGTGAAGTTACGCCGGTGAATACGGTAACCTTTACGGCTGGTGAGCTGAAGCCGCGCAAGCTGCGCCTGCCCCGCGGTGTGGAAAATTTCACCTCCGATGAACATGTGCGTGCTACAACGCGCGAGTCGCTGGCAAAACTGGCGTCAACCTTTTCGGCTGACGGCGTCCTCACCGCCGGTAACTGTAGTGGCATCGTGGATGGCGCGGCTTCTGTTGTTATTGCATCACAACAATCAATTGATGATAAGGGGCTTAAGCCAATCGCCAGAGTTGTTGCTGCCACAAGTGTCGGTATCGACCCCCGGTACATGGGCCTTGCTCCAGTGCCTGCCATTCAGCACCTGCTTGAAATCAGTGGTCTGCAGGTTTCTGACATCGGATTGTTTGAGATTAATGAAGCCTTCTCTGCACAAGTCATCGGATGTGAGCGTGAGCTGGGCCTTGACCGAGCCAGGCTGAATGTCAATGGCGGCGCTATTGCCCTTGGACATCCCCTGGCGGCTACCGGCGTACGCTTGTCATTGACAATCTCGCGCGAGATGCAGGCTCGGAATGTGCGCTTTGGCATTGTCTCGGCATGCATCGGAGGTGGTCAGGCAACGGCTGTGCTGCTGGAGAACACGGCATGTAATTGA
- a CDS encoding AMP-binding protein, whose product MQIVQSDIVLGEVTQNIAMMLEGNAARYSNRTMYGEKHNGEYCHTTWAEFLHSVRNVASNLARYGYQPGSKVMVYSPNRLEMLILEMAVMASGGISVPIFAYFQKETVEILLNHSDCSFVAVAGELQLSRLPQHANIKHVFVFDHLETLPYPNCVLFSELLADHGSEPGALLTDAPADDICLNMYTSGTMGVPKCVQLTHRNILSQQAALQHVWHLNEDDRLLAYLPWHHSFGGIFERFSALYNGAALMLESSYGKDPGQIMENWKQVKPSCFFSVPKVYQSLIELTRGDKEAEQLFFHSGLKFVFTAAASLPETLSVEFEKRNIPVLEGWGLTETSPCCTITDPTLKREKGIVGKPIPGVSIGIADDGEICVKGPNVMVGYYKNDDANEKAFTADGWYCTGDVGELTPAGLKLVSRKDRIFKLANGEKVIPSDLEMLIQSKCSYIAYAVIVGGGKEYPVALLFPNRNELSQPTGAVASTEGCKCPRSINELGNCLHTCLRQTNYSLLQKFAKIKFAMVIDDELSIERNTLTPSLKFAPNKIQEAYKAHIENLYGSKNSISEEVYIVNLTADNPFVPETT is encoded by the coding sequence ATGCAGATCGTTCAATCCGATATTGTCCTGGGTGAGGTTACACAGAATATTGCCATGATGCTTGAAGGCAATGCAGCCCGATATTCTAACCGAACCATGTACGGCGAAAAGCACAATGGCGAATACTGTCATACCACGTGGGCAGAATTCCTGCATAGCGTCAGGAACGTTGCATCGAACCTTGCTCGCTACGGATACCAGCCAGGCAGTAAGGTGATGGTGTACTCACCGAACCGGCTTGAAATGCTTATACTGGAAATGGCCGTGATGGCAAGCGGCGGTATCAGCGTACCCATCTTTGCCTACTTTCAGAAGGAAACCGTAGAAATACTTCTGAATCACTCAGACTGTTCATTTGTTGCCGTTGCCGGAGAACTTCAGCTGAGCAGATTGCCACAGCATGCTAATATTAAACATGTTTTTGTTTTCGACCATCTCGAAACACTTCCCTACCCAAACTGCGTGTTGTTCTCGGAACTGCTGGCTGACCACGGCAGTGAGCCGGGAGCTTTGCTAACCGATGCTCCTGCCGACGACATTTGTTTGAATATGTACACGTCTGGTACGATGGGCGTGCCCAAGTGCGTTCAGCTAACCCACCGGAACATCCTTTCACAGCAGGCCGCCCTGCAACACGTCTGGCACCTGAACGAAGATGATCGCTTGCTGGCCTACCTTCCATGGCACCACAGTTTCGGCGGAATTTTCGAGCGTTTTTCGGCGTTGTACAACGGTGCTGCCCTGATGCTTGAATCCAGCTACGGCAAGGACCCTGGACAGATTATGGAGAACTGGAAGCAGGTAAAACCAAGCTGCTTCTTTAGTGTTCCAAAGGTGTATCAAAGCCTCATCGAACTCACCAGGGGTGATAAGGAAGCTGAACAACTGTTCTTTCATTCGGGCCTGAAATTCGTGTTTACCGCTGCAGCATCACTCCCCGAAACCCTGTCGGTAGAATTCGAAAAGCGCAATATTCCTGTCCTTGAAGGCTGGGGTCTTACCGAAACATCACCATGCTGTACGATTACCGATCCTACCCTGAAGAGGGAGAAAGGCATCGTGGGAAAACCCATCCCCGGGGTGTCCATCGGCATCGCCGATGACGGTGAGATTTGCGTAAAGGGGCCTAATGTAATGGTCGGTTATTATAAAAATGATGATGCCAACGAAAAGGCGTTTACAGCCGACGGCTGGTATTGCACCGGCGATGTAGGTGAACTCACACCTGCTGGGCTAAAGCTGGTATCACGAAAGGACAGAATCTTTAAGCTGGCCAATGGCGAAAAGGTTATCCCGTCCGACCTTGAAATGCTGATCCAAAGTAAATGCTCTTACATTGCGTACGCGGTTATTGTTGGCGGCGGAAAGGAATACCCGGTAGCCCTACTCTTCCCAAATCGAAACGAACTATCACAGCCGACAGGTGCTGTTGCATCAACAGAGGGCTGCAAATGTCCACGAAGTATTAATGAGCTCGGCAATTGCCTTCACACCTGTCTGCGCCAGACAAACTACAGCCTGCTGCAGAAGTTCGCCAAGATCAAGTTTGCAATGGTCATTGACGACGAACTCAGTATTGAGCGGAATACTCTTACTCCGTCACTCAAGTTTGCACCGAACAAGATTCAGGAAGCCTACAAAGCCCATATCGAAAACTTGTACGGCTCCAAGAATTCGATCAGTGAAGAAGTGTACATCGTAAACCTAACTGCCGATAACCCTTTTGTTCCTGAAACCACCTGA